In bacterium, a genomic segment contains:
- the cas2 gene encoding CRISPR-associated endonuclease Cas2, which produces MLTWVIYDIVKDKPRTQVAKTCQRAGIMRVQYSVFLGDLNANEIDELGLKIKSLIDEETDRVYIFPMCKEDFSKVRLLGEAFDKKLVTNEIRELFL; this is translated from the coding sequence ATGCTCACCTGGGTCATCTACGACATCGTCAAAGACAAGCCGCGCACGCAAGTCGCCAAAACCTGCCAGCGCGCCGGCATCATGCGCGTGCAATATTCCGTCTTTCTCGGCGATTTGAACGCCAATGAAATCGACGAACTGGGCTTGAAAATCAAGTCGCTCATCGACGAGGAGACCGACCGGGTTTACATTTTTCCGATGTGCAAGGAAGATTTCTCCAAAGTGCGGCTGCTCGGCGAGGCGTTTGACAAAAAACTGGTCACCAATGAAATTCGGGAGTTGTTCCTGTGA
- the cas1 gene encoding CRISPR-associated endonuclease Cas1, whose amino-acid sequence MQLVLNSPGAYLRIRDGCFHITVEDESKLVSPKKVESMLISSAVKLSSAALQLAVENNIDVVFLDKFGAPFGRLWHAKLGSTTRIRRGQLVASTSSEGLGYAMRWVQQKLDNQIDFLTTLANKRPAKQEQLGVYISQIQVIRDKLKIVDIKNESTPTQADSANTSNLPLAPCPLPLAADSLRGLEGTAGRIYFEALSFVQPEQFPFHGRSRQPAKDEFNCILNYCYGVLYGLVERGCMLAGLEPYLGFFHADNYNKKSLVFDLIEPYRIWAEETTVYLFSQRQVKKEMFDKIQNGMTLNKEGKQVVIAAFNERLDAALRHQGRNISRRNIIQFDCQAFAQELLKIDLEREPETE is encoded by the coding sequence ATGCAACTCGTTCTCAACAGCCCCGGCGCCTACCTGCGCATCCGTGACGGCTGCTTTCACATCACCGTCGAAGACGAAAGCAAGCTCGTCTCGCCCAAGAAAGTCGAGAGCATGCTCATCAGCTCGGCGGTGAAGCTCAGCTCCGCGGCCTTGCAGCTCGCGGTCGAGAACAATATCGACGTCGTGTTTCTCGACAAGTTTGGCGCGCCGTTTGGCCGGCTCTGGCATGCCAAGCTCGGCTCCACCACCCGCATTCGCCGCGGCCAGCTTGTCGCCAGCACCAGCAGCGAAGGCCTCGGCTATGCGATGCGCTGGGTGCAGCAGAAGCTCGACAACCAAATCGACTTTCTCACCACCCTCGCCAACAAGCGCCCGGCCAAGCAGGAGCAGCTCGGCGTTTATATCAGCCAAATCCAAGTCATTCGCGACAAGCTGAAAATCGTTGACATCAAAAATGAAAGCACTCCTACTCAAGCCGATTCGGCCAACACCTCCAATTTGCCCCTTGCGCCTTGCCCCTTGCCCCTCGCCGCCGACTCCCTGCGCGGACTCGAAGGCACTGCCGGCCGCATTTACTTCGAGGCACTCAGCTTCGTGCAGCCGGAACAATTTCCCTTTCACGGCCGCTCGCGCCAGCCCGCGAAAGACGAGTTTAATTGCATCCTCAACTACTGCTACGGCGTGCTCTATGGCCTGGTCGAGCGCGGCTGCATGCTCGCCGGACTCGAGCCCTATCTCGGTTTCTTTCATGCCGACAATTACAACAAAAAGTCGCTGGTCTTCGACCTCATCGAGCCCTATCGTATCTGGGCCGAAGAAACCACCGTCTATCTTTTCAGCCAGCGCCAGGTGAAAAAAGAGATGTTCGACAAAATTCAAAACGGCATGACGCTCAATAAAGAAGGCAAGCAAGTGGTGATCGCCGCATTCAACGAGCGCCTGGACGCCGCACTCCGCCACCAGGGCCGCAATATCAGTCGGCGCAATATCATTCAGTTCGACTGTCAAGCCTTCGCACAGGAGCTGCTCAAGATCGATTTGGAACGCGAACCGGAAACGGAATGA
- the cas3 gene encoding CRISPR-associated helicase Cas3' yields the protein MARSYYMNFWILPASEEPLAKPRQTYRQHVQRVLEAHLELWPQTQDYWSHLGTLLIAQRLFAADLPAFMKRVDAGLRLACATHDIGKLNQGFHLYMCAARDDKPVNRDWHFRHELLSLPFTAILAQRLSQAMNPLPCDLPWEAVAVMGHHKRLDNTLFERERTRLFKPAFGVLQPAQLQNKAWDWVSAYLTDDMKSCRDLPLRFWEEGAKWAQDGLAGKFVDRKDKLRESLQNFNSPEARFLLRWFGASFKAHLQICDWWASAERREIYGLGKLPASPVQSQDQPQTWLKEKLETAKKSAAASKSANISWREFQQHVAGLDDYAYCIAPTGSGKTEAAILWALNRMRHHPHLSKILYLLPTTTTANAIHKRLSDLFGMALVGLAHSKAKLLREDNEGESEEDNGEVRQNVLSEAAFFPPITVATLDQLLLAGLHGKYWVFRNHALAQSAVILDELHAFDPYTLGLLGAFAPQLRLLHVPVLALSATFPQPLRRLFENWFPATQQVQDHSLLAEARGQWQFHGNTDFSDKSFLRKIARRMQGERFLIVRNTVRGAQETFEQLREFDAPVRLLHSAFMQKDRREIEKDIFKAEKSSSKTSLVATQIVEVSLDIDYDHLVSELCPPDAMVQRAGRCNRARKKQNATITVLAADEVSHKVYQEKFGVDKILVRSAATLSQRLTPPRRMSEQDLLDWVNEVYAATNLSSQSQYQEAERDFKHQQHRLGYVFDHGAEDEKLETRWIKEERVPVIPQRIWYGFSKKEQREFFASPVKRAMYSVEIPFWRRKLLHSQGNAMPLEFEGKKLESFYWVDLPYDEVMGLQLPKPAQESLKHTEIF from the coding sequence ATGGCGAGAAGCTATTATATGAATTTCTGGATTCTCCCCGCAAGCGAGGAACCCCTCGCCAAGCCGCGCCAAACCTATCGACAACACGTGCAGCGCGTGCTGGAGGCACATCTCGAATTGTGGCCGCAGACGCAAGATTATTGGTCGCATCTCGGAACGCTGCTGATTGCGCAGCGCCTGTTTGCGGCGGATTTGCCGGCATTCATGAAGCGTGTCGACGCCGGCCTGCGCCTGGCTTGCGCCACGCATGACATCGGCAAGCTCAATCAAGGCTTTCATCTTTACATGTGCGCCGCGCGCGATGACAAACCAGTCAATCGCGACTGGCACTTTCGCCACGAGTTGCTGAGCTTGCCCTTCACCGCGATCCTGGCGCAACGTCTCTCCCAAGCAATGAACCCGTTGCCGTGCGATTTGCCCTGGGAAGCCGTGGCGGTGATGGGCCATCACAAACGGCTGGACAACACGTTGTTCGAGCGCGAGCGCACCCGTCTCTTCAAACCTGCTTTTGGCGTGTTGCAGCCGGCGCAATTGCAGAACAAAGCATGGGATTGGGTGAGCGCATATCTCACCGACGACATGAAATCGTGCCGCGATTTGCCGTTGAGATTTTGGGAAGAAGGTGCGAAATGGGCGCAAGATGGCTTGGCAGGCAAATTTGTCGACCGCAAAGACAAGCTGCGCGAAAGCCTGCAAAACTTCAATTCACCCGAAGCGCGCTTTCTGCTCCGTTGGTTTGGCGCCAGTTTCAAAGCGCATCTGCAAATTTGTGACTGGTGGGCGTCGGCGGAACGCCGCGAAATCTACGGCCTCGGCAAGCTGCCGGCTTCGCCGGTTCAATCGCAAGATCAACCGCAAACCTGGCTGAAAGAAAAACTCGAAACCGCCAAGAAAAGCGCGGCGGCGAGCAAGTCAGCCAACATTTCCTGGCGCGAATTTCAACAGCACGTAGCCGGTTTGGACGATTATGCCTATTGCATTGCGCCCACGGGTAGCGGCAAAACCGAAGCCGCAATACTTTGGGCGCTCAACCGCATGCGCCACCATCCGCATCTTTCCAAAATTCTCTATCTGCTGCCCACGACCACCACGGCCAATGCCATCCACAAACGCTTGAGTGATCTTTTCGGAATGGCGCTCGTCGGATTGGCCCACAGCAAAGCCAAGCTGCTGCGCGAAGATAATGAAGGGGAGTCCGAAGAAGATAATGGCGAGGTGCGCCAAAACGTGCTGTCCGAAGCCGCTTTCTTTCCTCCCATCACGGTCGCGACTTTGGATCAACTTCTCCTCGCCGGATTGCACGGTAAATATTGGGTGTTTCGCAATCATGCGCTGGCGCAATCTGCCGTGATTCTCGATGAGCTGCACGCCTTCGATCCGTACACGCTGGGTTTGCTCGGCGCATTTGCGCCGCAATTGCGTTTGCTGCACGTGCCGGTGTTGGCGCTCTCGGCAACTTTTCCGCAACCGCTGCGCCGGCTTTTTGAAAACTGGTTTCCGGCAACACAGCAGGTGCAAGACCACAGCCTGCTTGCCGAAGCGCGCGGTCAATGGCAGTTTCATGGCAATACGGATTTCTCGGATAAATCCTTCCTGCGAAAAATCGCGCGCCGGATGCAGGGCGAGCGCTTTCTCATCGTGCGCAACACCGTGCGCGGCGCGCAGGAAACATTCGAACAATTGCGCGAGTTCGACGCGCCAGTGCGTCTGCTGCACTCCGCATTCATGCAGAAAGATCGCCGCGAAATTGAAAAGGACATTTTCAAAGCGGAAAAAAGCAGCAGCAAAACCAGCCTGGTCGCCACGCAAATCGTCGAGGTTAGTCTCGATATCGATTACGATCACCTCGTCAGCGAGCTGTGCCCGCCGGATGCCATGGTGCAGCGCGCCGGTCGCTGCAATCGCGCCCGCAAAAAGCAAAATGCCACCATTACCGTGTTGGCAGCCGACGAGGTTTCGCACAAGGTTTATCAGGAAAAATTCGGCGTCGACAAAATCCTCGTGCGCAGCGCCGCAACGCTGTCGCAACGGCTCACGCCGCCGCGTCGCATGAGCGAGCAGGATTTGCTGGATTGGGTAAATGAAGTGTATGCCGCCACCAATCTCTCCTCACAATCGCAATATCAGGAAGCCGAACGCGATTTCAAGCATCAACAACACCGCCTGGGTTATGTTTTCGATCACGGCGCCGAAGATGAAAAATTGGAAACCCGCTGGATCAAAGAAGAGCGCGTGCCGGTCATTCCACAAAGAATTTGGTACGGCTTCAGCAAGAAAGAGCAACGCGAGTTTTTTGCCAGTCCCGTCAAACGCGCCATGTACAGCGTCGAAATCCCCTTTTGGCGCCGCAAGCTCCTGCACAGCCAGGGCAACGCCATGCCACTGGAATTCGAAGGAAAAAAGCTGGAGTCCTTTTACTGGGTCGATTTACCCTACGACGAAGTAATGGGTTTGCAATTGCCCAAACCGGCGCAAGAGAGCCTCAAACACACCGAGATTTTTTGA
- the cas5 gene encoding CRISPR-associated protein Cas5 — MPIIIDFSAPMACFRIPLHHNYHRSFPLPPPTTVLGMLGAAMGLDETGIDHWLRQAQPRLGIGGKYNGGGNELMTIRKVGAGGKIKPNEFSTILLRELHVDLICRIVVQCATAEQDRVLHEAVNAPHYPISAGPADLLAVMRAEFVDELPLQPAVRLHHCIAPGSLWGKAKIEAEALKNTSLLETVAGPNSWNLPLAWQIGKKGERLPAAFAPFTFLTTSVKLQEPIPCVQTELGPSGEALALPWLGPFDKWLFSSS, encoded by the coding sequence ATGCCCATCATCATAGATTTCTCCGCGCCCATGGCGTGTTTCCGTATTCCGTTGCACCACAATTATCACCGCAGTTTTCCGTTGCCGCCCCCAACGACGGTGCTCGGCATGCTCGGCGCGGCCATGGGTTTGGACGAAACCGGCATCGACCATTGGCTGCGGCAAGCCCAGCCCAGACTCGGCATCGGCGGCAAATACAACGGCGGCGGCAACGAGCTGATGACCATCCGCAAAGTCGGCGCCGGCGGCAAAATCAAACCGAATGAATTCTCTACCATCTTGTTGCGTGAATTGCACGTCGATCTCATCTGTCGCATCGTCGTGCAATGCGCGACGGCGGAACAAGATCGGGTTTTACACGAGGCGGTGAATGCACCGCATTATCCGATTTCCGCCGGGCCGGCCGATCTGCTTGCCGTCATGCGCGCCGAGTTTGTGGATGAACTGCCGCTGCAACCGGCGGTTCGTTTGCATCATTGCATTGCGCCCGGCTCGCTCTGGGGCAAAGCCAAAATCGAAGCCGAAGCATTAAAAAACACCTCACTGCTCGAAACCGTGGCTGGCCCCAATAGCTGGAACCTGCCGCTCGCCTGGCAAATCGGCAAGAAAGGCGAGCGCTTGCCCGCGGCCTTCGCGCCGTTCACTTTCTTAACGACGAGCGTGAAGTTGCAGGAGCCAATCCCATGTGTGCAGACCGAGCTCGGGCCCTCCGGCGAGGCTTTGGCCTTGCCGTGGCTCGGGCCGTTTGACAAATGGCTGTTCAGTTCTTCGTAG
- the cas7i gene encoding type I-B CRISPR-associated protein Cas7/Cst2/DevR, protein MKPTAKPNCLTITWLAEASLASFNAGDKEADNLVSLKKITRQDGQYIYISGQAVRRALRDRLEDMGEKLSLVHVEEGQDTKQTAHTQGKPAEFIDDDLFGFMIARKGQAESANKRTAPVRVAPMMSLTPWQGETDFGANFSKMDVDGKPNLFETEIDGGLYRGTLLVELDRIGCDEGYAKGKEDQPEKRVDRVQKLLKATRDLWLSGRQSRFLGDLTPKIVAAALMTAKVPLFLEAVFIGSDGKLNLNGLAEAATDRKDIIVSKIFGGTEKYRPFIPKECEPVTVGEAFEKMSGWITTKLFE, encoded by the coding sequence ATGAAACCCACCGCAAAACCCAATTGCCTCACCATCACCTGGCTTGCGGAAGCCAGCCTCGCCTCCTTCAACGCCGGCGACAAGGAAGCTGATAATCTCGTAAGCTTGAAAAAAATCACCCGCCAGGACGGCCAATACATTTACATCTCCGGCCAGGCCGTGCGCCGCGCGTTGCGTGACCGTCTGGAAGACATGGGCGAAAAACTGAGCCTGGTGCATGTGGAAGAAGGTCAGGACACTAAACAGACCGCGCATACCCAAGGCAAACCGGCCGAGTTCATCGACGACGATCTTTTCGGCTTCATGATCGCCCGCAAAGGCCAGGCGGAAAGCGCCAACAAACGCACCGCGCCGGTGCGCGTCGCGCCCATGATGAGCCTTACGCCGTGGCAGGGCGAAACCGATTTTGGCGCCAACTTTTCAAAAATGGATGTGGACGGCAAACCTAATTTGTTTGAAACGGAGATCGACGGCGGCCTCTACCGTGGCACGTTGCTCGTTGAGTTGGATCGCATTGGTTGCGATGAAGGCTATGCCAAAGGAAAAGAAGACCAGCCTGAAAAGCGCGTCGATCGCGTTCAGAAGTTGTTGAAAGCCACGCGCGATCTTTGGCTCTCGGGCCGGCAAAGCCGCTTTCTCGGCGATCTTACGCCCAAAATCGTGGCGGCCGCGTTGATGACCGCCAAAGTGCCGCTCTTTCTCGAAGCAGTTTTCATCGGCAGCGACGGCAAGCTCAATCTCAACGGTTTGGCCGAAGCGGCGACGGACCGCAAAGACATCATCGTCTCGAAGATTTTTGGCGGCACGGAAAAGTATCGCCCCTTCATTCCCAAAGAATGCGAGCCGGTGACCGTTGGCGAGGCTTTTGAGAAGATGTCGGGCTGGATCACGACGAAATTGTTTGAGTGA